The proteins below come from a single Caulobacter flavus genomic window:
- the rhaT gene encoding L-rhamnose/proton symporter RhaT, producing the protein MNPLMGVFFHWLGGLASASFYVPFRGVRRWSWEIYWLTGGVFSWLFAPWFFASLQTRDLLGVMGQVPPHIAGLCILFGVLWGFGGLTYGLTMRYLGLSLGMAVVLGLCTVFGTLIPPLVRGTFADALLSSTSGRIILLGLLMTVAGIVVVAWAGAKKDGDLSPEEKRAAVAEFDFRKGLAVAIFSGIMSACFAFGLAAGEPIKAISAAAGTGPLWTGLPVLCLVMFGGLITNGVWCAFLIAKNRSAGQWLGRTSGAKESTDHGSEDRPPLLANYLLSALAGVAWYFQFFFYTMGESQMGKFGFSSWTLHMASIIIFGTLWGFAFKEWKDARPAVRNMVWAGVALLVGATVVIGYGNMLGA; encoded by the coding sequence ATGAATCCGCTTATGGGCGTTTTCTTCCATTGGCTGGGCGGCCTGGCTTCGGCCAGCTTCTACGTGCCCTTCCGCGGCGTGCGGCGCTGGTCGTGGGAGATCTACTGGCTGACCGGGGGCGTGTTCTCCTGGCTGTTCGCGCCCTGGTTCTTCGCCTCTCTGCAGACCCGCGACCTCCTGGGCGTGATGGGACAGGTCCCGCCGCACATCGCGGGCCTGTGCATCCTGTTCGGCGTGCTCTGGGGCTTCGGCGGCCTGACCTACGGCCTGACCATGCGGTATCTGGGCCTGTCGCTGGGCATGGCCGTGGTGCTGGGCCTGTGCACCGTGTTCGGCACCCTGATCCCGCCGCTGGTGCGGGGGACCTTCGCCGACGCCCTGCTGAGCTCCACCTCCGGCCGGATCATCCTGCTGGGCCTGCTGATGACGGTCGCCGGCATCGTCGTGGTGGCCTGGGCCGGGGCCAAGAAGGACGGCGACCTGTCGCCCGAGGAGAAGCGCGCGGCGGTGGCCGAGTTCGACTTCAGGAAGGGCCTGGCGGTCGCGATCTTCTCGGGGATCATGTCGGCCTGCTTCGCCTTCGGCCTGGCCGCGGGCGAGCCGATCAAGGCGATCTCGGCCGCGGCCGGCACCGGCCCGCTGTGGACCGGCCTGCCGGTGCTCTGCCTGGTCATGTTCGGCGGCCTGATCACCAACGGCGTCTGGTGCGCCTTCCTGATCGCCAAGAACCGCAGCGCCGGCCAATGGCTGGGCCGCACCTCCGGCGCCAAGGAATCCACCGACCATGGATCAGAAGATAGGCCCCCGCTGCTGGCCAATTACCTGCTCAGCGCCCTGGCGGGCGTGGCCTGGTACTTCCAGTTCTTCTTCTACACCATGGGCGAGAGCCAGATGGGCAAGTTCGGCTTCTCCAGCTGGACCCTGCACATGGCCAGCATCATCATCTTCGGCACCCTGTGGGGCTTCGCCTTCAAGGAGTGGAAGGACGCCCGCCCCGCCGTGCGCAACATGGTCTGGGCCGGCGTGGCCCTGCTGGTCGGCGCCACCGTGGTGATCGGCTACGGCAATATGCTGGGGGCGTAA
- a CDS encoding DOPA 4,5-dioxygenase family protein has protein sequence MTDPTPAARAAAQVEPELQRRDLLLAGGVVAAAAGLAAPGASRAQDASTVPPPARQPRAPAGGKSPWGYDTWKQATPQPVSIRPGEAPLPQRPRAYTDIKSYHAHVYFDEDTSEKAALLRRWVSERFTVELGDWNLTPRGPHVTPSFYFGFTNDLLHVILPWLQLNSLGLTILLHPNTDDPRSDHLYYTAWINRSQPVNGYGMKKPGEGEPPVELIYPNTKPFVPIET, from the coding sequence ATGACCGATCCGACCCCCGCCGCTCGCGCCGCCGCGCAAGTCGAGCCCGAGTTGCAGCGCCGCGATCTGCTGCTGGCGGGCGGCGTTGTCGCGGCCGCGGCGGGCCTGGCCGCGCCCGGCGCCTCAAGGGCGCAGGACGCTTCGACGGTTCCGCCGCCCGCGCGCCAGCCGCGCGCGCCGGCCGGAGGCAAGAGCCCGTGGGGCTACGACACCTGGAAACAGGCCACGCCGCAGCCGGTCTCGATCCGGCCCGGAGAGGCGCCGCTGCCGCAGCGCCCGCGCGCCTATACCGACATCAAGAGCTATCACGCCCACGTTTATTTCGACGAGGACACCTCGGAGAAGGCGGCCCTGCTGCGCCGCTGGGTGTCCGAGCGCTTTACCGTCGAGTTGGGCGACTGGAACCTGACGCCGCGCGGCCCGCACGTGACGCCGTCGTTCTACTTCGGCTTCACCAACGACCTGCTGCACGTAATCCTGCCGTGGCTGCAGCTCAACAGCCTGGGCCTGACGATCCTGCTGCATCCGAATACGGACGATCCCCGCTCGGACCACCTCTACTACACGGCCTGGATCAACCGCTCGCAGCCGGTGAACGGCTACGGCATGAAGAAGCCTGGCGAGGGCGAGCCGCCGGTCGAGCTGATCTATCCCAACACCAAGCCGTTCGTGCCGATCGAGACCTGA
- a CDS encoding MFS transporter, translating into MQSSGLAERLDEVDVAVEAEPPAAWPGVIALTMGVFALVTSEFLPASVLTPLAADLGVSVGAAGQAVTATAVIGAFAAPLTPVLTGRFDRRLVMLGLMAILAISNLLTIFADSLPVLLVARVLLGAALGGFWSMAAALGMRLVPRAAIPKAMSLIFTGVSVATVSAAPVGAYVSDTLGWRAAFVIAGIVGLAALAAQALTLPRLPPTSVPRLGGLVEVARRPAVAAALIGVLLVISGHFAGFTYVRPVLEQVAGLDVAAISLSLLAFGVAGFFGNLAGGALVGRDPRLSILGGAGVIAVAAAAIVALGSIGWIAALALTLWGFAFAMLPVGFQAWATSAATDQAELAGGLLTSTFQVAIALGAVLGGLLVDRLGPLSAPGYAASAALAGVILVLAVRRGAAKAAPEAACQACG; encoded by the coding sequence ATGCAGAGTTCCGGATTGGCCGAGCGCCTCGATGAAGTCGACGTGGCGGTCGAGGCCGAGCCGCCGGCCGCCTGGCCGGGGGTGATCGCCCTGACGATGGGCGTCTTCGCCCTGGTGACCTCGGAGTTCCTGCCCGCCAGCGTGCTGACGCCCCTGGCGGCCGATCTGGGGGTCAGCGTCGGGGCGGCGGGGCAGGCGGTGACCGCCACGGCCGTGATCGGCGCCTTCGCCGCGCCGCTGACGCCGGTGCTGACCGGCCGGTTCGACCGGCGTCTGGTGATGCTGGGGCTGATGGCGATCCTGGCGATCTCCAACCTGCTGACCATCTTCGCCGACAGCCTGCCGGTGCTGCTGGTCGCCCGCGTGCTGCTGGGGGCCGCCCTGGGCGGGTTCTGGTCGATGGCCGCGGCGCTGGGCATGCGGCTGGTGCCGCGCGCGGCGATCCCCAAGGCGATGTCGCTGATCTTCACGGGCGTGTCGGTGGCCACGGTCTCGGCCGCGCCGGTGGGCGCCTATGTCAGCGACACCCTGGGCTGGCGGGCCGCCTTCGTCATCGCCGGGATCGTCGGCCTCGCGGCCCTGGCGGCCCAGGCCTTGACGCTGCCACGGCTGCCGCCGACCTCCGTTCCGCGTCTGGGCGGCCTGGTCGAGGTCGCCCGGCGCCCGGCCGTGGCCGCGGCCCTGATCGGCGTGCTGCTGGTGATCTCGGGCCACTTCGCCGGCTTCACCTACGTCCGCCCCGTGCTCGAGCAGGTGGCGGGCCTGGACGTGGCCGCGATCTCGCTCAGCCTGCTGGCCTTCGGCGTCGCCGGCTTCTTCGGAAACCTGGCGGGCGGGGCGCTGGTCGGCCGCGATCCGCGTCTGTCGATCCTGGGCGGCGCCGGCGTGATCGCCGTCGCCGCCGCGGCCATCGTCGCCCTGGGAAGCATCGGCTGGATCGCGGCCCTGGCGCTGACCCTGTGGGGCTTCGCCTTCGCCATGTTGCCCGTCGGCTTCCAGGCCTGGGCGACATCGGCGGCGACCGACCAGGCCGAACTGGCCGGAGGCCTGCTGACCTCGACCTTCCAGGTCGCCATCGCCCTGGGCGCGGTGCTGGGCGGCCTGCTGGTCGACCGGCTGGGTCCGCTCAGCGCGCCGGGCTACGCCGCCAGCGCCGCCCTGGCCGGAGTGATCCTGGTGCTGGCTGTGCGTCGCGGCGCCGCCAAGGCTGCGCCCGAGGCGGCTTGCCAGGCTTGCGGCTAG
- a CDS encoding DUF5961 family protein, with protein MLETRTFRVHALHDGCDHAHGVDAETFEEAAVAFMETWHPEVDSYGQASVVVRDVETGVEHCFRVDFESGETAPCQ; from the coding sequence ATGCTCGAGACCCGCACCTTCCGCGTCCACGCCCTGCACGACGGCTGCGACCACGCCCACGGCGTCGATGCGGAGACCTTCGAGGAAGCCGCCGTGGCCTTCATGGAGACCTGGCACCCCGAGGTGGACTCCTACGGCCAGGCGTCGGTGGTGGTCCGCGACGTCGAGACCGGCGTCGAGCACTGCTTCCGCGTCGATTTCGAAAGCGGCGAGACCGCGCCCTGTCAGTAG
- a CDS encoding prolyl oligopeptidase family serine peptidase, which yields MTLSRLAALAAGGLLALAAPSAWSAPRTQVAPRAMTAVDLVGLEKLSDPKVSPDGRFVLYSVGRVDWKANAVQDDLWRVGLDGSDPRRMVEGPASGAAWAPDGERFAFVAKRDGDAGRQIYVSPIDGGEARRIGKVRTSPSSLRWSPDGSAIYFLAAAPDGKSLAKRKREKDDMLSFESPQGRGRLWRITLADGKAEPVIEGEFEVEAFDLPADGKAILYRRAPSDLLDDNPKSELWIKEGKGADRRLTDNDFQESTPRLSPDGRSALFLATAENGRYGTVNPNLFVLPVAGGAPRELAHGLPYEIEDAVWSADGREIYITATTGVRRELFAVDVKSEAVRPLARGDHAAGDVTLTRDGKTAVFFKASATSPGEIFRLDPARPAPVQVTHLNDDVAERFRLPRQEAIQWTAPDGQALEGLVTYPLDYQPGRRYPLIVQSHGGPRSSDVFNIFSYGRFNPLLAAKGVMTLSVNYRGGTGYGDAFLQGMNAGYFRYADKDVLSGVDNLIAKGLVDPDRLGVMGWSAGGHMTNRLITVTDRFKAASSGAGAVDWPSMYLTSDTRWQRSEWFVTPPYGSQARRDLYVDNSPLSQLDKVRTPTLILAGAEDERVPWTQSVMLHRALKALGVETELYLAPREPHNFRELRHRLFQVNVQMDWFSKRVLGQDYDWSAAPDAKDETD from the coding sequence ATGACCCTGTCCCGCCTGGCGGCCCTGGCCGCCGGAGGCCTGCTGGCGCTCGCCGCGCCGTCGGCCTGGTCCGCCCCTCGCACCCAAGTCGCGCCGCGCGCCATGACCGCCGTCGACCTGGTGGGCCTGGAGAAGCTTTCCGACCCCAAGGTCTCGCCCGACGGCCGCTTCGTCCTCTATTCGGTCGGCCGCGTCGACTGGAAGGCCAACGCCGTGCAGGACGACCTCTGGCGGGTCGGTCTGGACGGTTCCGATCCGCGCCGCATGGTCGAGGGGCCCGCCTCGGGCGCGGCCTGGGCACCGGACGGCGAGCGCTTCGCCTTCGTCGCCAAGCGCGACGGCGACGCGGGCCGGCAGATCTACGTCTCGCCCATCGACGGCGGCGAGGCCCGGCGCATCGGCAAGGTCCGCACCAGCCCGTCGTCCCTGCGCTGGTCGCCGGACGGCTCGGCGATCTACTTCCTGGCCGCGGCGCCCGACGGCAAGTCGCTGGCCAAGCGCAAGCGCGAGAAGGACGACATGCTGTCGTTCGAGAGCCCGCAGGGGCGCGGCCGCCTGTGGCGCATCACGCTGGCCGACGGCAAGGCCGAGCCGGTGATCGAGGGCGAGTTCGAGGTTGAGGCTTTCGACCTCCCGGCCGACGGCAAGGCCATCCTCTATCGCCGCGCGCCGTCCGACCTGCTCGACGACAATCCCAAGTCCGAACTCTGGATCAAGGAAGGGAAGGGCGCCGACCGCCGTCTGACCGACAACGACTTCCAGGAAAGCACGCCGCGCCTGTCGCCCGACGGCCGCTCGGCGTTGTTCCTGGCCACGGCCGAAAACGGCCGCTACGGCACGGTCAATCCCAACCTCTTCGTGCTGCCGGTCGCCGGCGGCGCACCGCGCGAGCTGGCCCACGGGCTGCCCTACGAGATCGAGGACGCGGTCTGGTCGGCCGACGGCCGCGAGATTTACATCACCGCCACCACCGGCGTGCGCCGCGAGCTGTTCGCGGTGGACGTGAAGAGCGAGGCCGTGCGGCCGCTGGCGCGGGGCGACCACGCGGCCGGCGACGTCACCCTGACCCGCGACGGCAAGACGGCGGTGTTCTTCAAGGCCTCGGCGACCTCGCCGGGCGAGATCTTCCGTCTGGATCCGGCGCGGCCAGCGCCGGTGCAGGTGACCCATCTCAACGACGACGTCGCCGAGCGCTTCCGTCTGCCGCGCCAGGAGGCGATCCAGTGGACCGCGCCCGACGGCCAGGCGCTGGAGGGCCTGGTGACCTATCCCCTCGACTACCAGCCGGGCCGCCGCTACCCGCTGATCGTGCAGAGCCACGGCGGTCCGCGCTCGTCGGACGTGTTCAACATCTTCTCCTACGGCCGCTTCAACCCGCTGCTGGCGGCCAAGGGCGTGATGACGCTCAGCGTCAACTACCGGGGCGGCACCGGCTATGGCGACGCGTTCCTGCAAGGCATGAACGCCGGCTATTTCCGCTATGCCGACAAGGACGTGCTGTCGGGCGTCGACAACCTGATCGCCAAGGGGCTGGTCGATCCCGATCGGCTGGGCGTCATGGGCTGGAGCGCCGGCGGCCACATGACCAACCGCCTGATCACCGTCACCGACCGCTTCAAGGCCGCGTCCTCGGGCGCCGGCGCGGTCGACTGGCCGTCGATGTACCTGACGTCCGACACCCGCTGGCAGCGCAGCGAGTGGTTCGTGACCCCGCCCTACGGCTCGCAGGCCCGTCGCGACCTCTATGTCGACAACTCCCCGCTCAGCCAGCTCGACAAGGTCAGGACCCCGACCCTGATCCTGGCCGGCGCCGAGGACGAGCGGGTGCCCTGGACGCAGTCGGTGATGCTGCACCGGGCGCTCAAGGCCCTCGGCGTCGAGACCGAGCTCTACCTGGCCCCGCGCGAGCCGCATAACTTCCGCGAACTGCGCCACCGCCTGTTCCAGGTGAACGTGCAGATGGACTGGTTCAGCAAGCGCGTCCTTGGCCAGGACTACGATTGGAGCGCCGCGCCCGACGCCAAGGACGAGACCGACTGA
- a CDS encoding TonB-dependent receptor — translation MTMGKDGRLRRMLAGSAAVGVLLTAGAALGQTVTVDVQAQSLDKALRELGKETGTNILFSPKTVSGRRSAAVVGKYTPLEAARRLAGSAGLEVVEDGAGALIVRAPGATPTASVQPASFQTVDQGPAVEVEEVVVTGSRLRRTTFDSPSPIVEVEREDLLESGYVDIAEALTDLPGVDIGVNLSTSQSAVQDNGLSTVSLRSLGQNRTLTLIDGHRTVSNAGNMNAVSLSSIPQFFVDRVEISTGGASAVYGSDAISGVVNIITTTKLDGVKARVVAGVTDAGGGSSTEYSVGAGKRFFDDKLYVMAGATYEKQDALNATDRKWATQSVAYDPTTNTVSGPDLSTYTPGGRFRSSSFYYDEGGLKQNFVTAVNGYETRDNGTLITPAKRSSGALKVVYDVNSNLKIWGQFQASRVSTNSVREPYGLYNSTTYGVNDEFSIGNIARANPFVPAQIYSASTSSISFRRRMTEVGELEIYNRRTTLRGWLGAEGKVFGDWDWGLTYGYGEYDGYQVRRNGLNMANVKNALNAERTSAGVVQCKDAAARADGCVALNLFGIGSITPEMADYIRANVWYRPQNRQDTVEGHMTGELFQLPAGPIQAAFGFELRRDKTRTTTDELTQNGLTNFAYIPEYSGVVKVSEAFVEASAPILKDMPFAYRLEVDGALRVAHYNLQNVGTTLSYRGGVQWAPVKSLRFRSAWSRAQRAPDTTELYSPPRDDFDSIVDICSGVTASSTGQIAQNCRANPGIAAAIAANGSFVSEVTSVNAPNGGNVDLKEETADTLTVGFVLQPSFLHGFDLSVDYYDIKVTDAISSLSNAQLMSECYGAAGGTDNRFCNVITRDAEGQITRILNLEENLDDLRASGVDVALRYRFDLERWNVPGDFTFRANYSRRLKLETRYSGIDGTTVADDLGEVGTSEHEGKASLAWRNRYWNLQWTANYIGEAVDDNDLAADFAARGVTNPLFLNVDAFWRHDLSVRFYPDPKNKDLRVFGTVRNVFDNEGPFLPSGTESGNDYNYSAVYGVTGRSFTLGLQLAF, via the coding sequence ATGACGATGGGGAAAGACGGCCGCCTGCGCCGGATGCTGGCCGGATCGGCGGCCGTGGGCGTTCTGCTGACGGCCGGGGCGGCTTTGGGCCAGACCGTGACGGTGGACGTGCAGGCGCAGTCGCTGGACAAGGCGCTGCGCGAACTGGGCAAGGAGACGGGGACCAACATCCTGTTCTCGCCCAAGACCGTCTCGGGCCGCCGTTCGGCCGCCGTGGTGGGCAAGTACACGCCGCTGGAGGCCGCTCGCCGCCTGGCCGGTTCGGCCGGCCTGGAAGTGGTCGAGGACGGCGCCGGCGCCCTGATCGTCCGCGCCCCGGGCGCGACGCCGACCGCCTCGGTGCAGCCGGCGTCCTTCCAGACCGTAGATCAAGGCCCTGCTGTCGAGGTTGAGGAAGTCGTGGTGACCGGCTCGCGCCTGCGCCGCACCACCTTCGACAGCCCGTCGCCGATCGTCGAGGTCGAGCGCGAGGACCTGCTGGAAAGCGGCTATGTCGACATCGCCGAAGCCCTGACCGACCTGCCGGGCGTCGATATCGGCGTGAACCTGTCGACCAGCCAGTCGGCGGTGCAGGACAACGGCCTGTCCACCGTCAGCCTGCGCAGCCTGGGCCAGAACCGCACCCTGACCCTGATCGACGGCCACCGCACCGTGTCGAACGCCGGCAACATGAACGCGGTGAGCCTCAGCTCCATCCCGCAGTTCTTCGTCGACCGCGTCGAGATCAGCACCGGCGGCGCCTCGGCCGTCTACGGTTCGGACGCCATCTCCGGCGTCGTCAACATCATCACCACCACCAAGCTCGACGGCGTGAAGGCGCGGGTCGTGGCCGGCGTGACCGACGCGGGCGGCGGCAGCAGCACCGAGTATTCGGTGGGCGCGGGCAAGCGGTTCTTCGACGACAAGCTCTACGTCATGGCCGGCGCGACCTACGAGAAGCAGGACGCCCTGAACGCCACCGACCGCAAGTGGGCGACCCAGTCGGTGGCCTACGACCCGACGACCAACACCGTCTCGGGTCCCGACCTGTCGACCTACACGCCGGGCGGCCGCTTCCGCAGCTCCAGCTTCTACTACGACGAAGGCGGCCTGAAGCAGAACTTCGTGACTGCGGTGAACGGCTACGAGACGCGCGACAACGGCACCCTGATCACCCCGGCCAAGCGCTCGTCGGGCGCGTTGAAGGTCGTCTACGACGTCAACTCGAACCTCAAGATCTGGGGACAGTTCCAGGCCTCGCGGGTGAGCACCAACTCGGTGCGTGAGCCCTATGGCCTCTACAATTCGACCACCTATGGCGTGAACGACGAGTTCTCGATCGGCAACATCGCGCGGGCCAACCCGTTCGTGCCGGCGCAGATCTACTCGGCCTCGACCTCGTCGATCAGCTTCCGCCGCCGCATGACCGAGGTCGGCGAACTCGAGATCTACAACCGCCGCACCACCCTGCGCGGCTGGCTCGGCGCCGAGGGCAAGGTGTTCGGCGATTGGGACTGGGGCCTGACCTACGGCTACGGCGAGTACGACGGCTACCAGGTGCGTCGGAACGGCCTGAACATGGCCAACGTCAAGAACGCCCTCAACGCCGAGCGCACCTCTGCCGGGGTGGTGCAGTGCAAGGACGCCGCGGCTCGCGCCGACGGCTGCGTGGCGCTGAACCTGTTCGGCATCGGCTCGATCACGCCGGAAATGGCCGACTACATCCGCGCCAACGTCTGGTACCGGCCGCAGAACCGCCAGGACACCGTCGAGGGCCACATGACCGGCGAGCTGTTCCAGCTGCCGGCCGGCCCGATCCAGGCGGCCTTCGGCTTCGAGTTGCGTCGCGACAAGACCCGCACCACCACCGACGAGCTGACCCAGAACGGCCTGACCAACTTCGCCTACATCCCCGAGTACAGCGGCGTGGTGAAGGTCAGCGAAGCCTTCGTCGAAGCCTCGGCGCCGATCCTCAAGGACATGCCGTTCGCCTACCGCCTGGAGGTGGACGGCGCGCTGCGCGTCGCCCACTACAATCTCCAGAACGTCGGCACCACGCTCAGCTATCGCGGCGGCGTGCAGTGGGCGCCGGTCAAGAGCCTGCGTTTCCGCTCCGCCTGGAGCCGGGCCCAGCGCGCGCCCGACACGACCGAGCTCTATTCGCCGCCCCGCGATGACTTCGACTCGATCGTCGACATCTGTTCGGGCGTGACGGCCAGCTCCACCGGCCAGATCGCGCAGAACTGCCGCGCCAACCCCGGCATCGCCGCGGCGATCGCGGCCAACGGCTCGTTCGTGTCCGAGGTCACCAGCGTCAACGCGCCCAACGGCGGCAATGTCGACCTGAAGGAAGAGACCGCCGACACCCTGACGGTGGGTTTCGTGCTGCAGCCGTCGTTCCTGCACGGCTTCGACCTCAGCGTCGACTACTACGACATCAAGGTGACCGACGCGATCTCGTCGCTGTCGAACGCCCAGCTGATGTCGGAGTGCTACGGCGCTGCCGGCGGGACCGACAACCGCTTCTGCAACGTCATCACCCGTGACGCCGAAGGCCAGATCACCCGGATCCTGAACCTGGAGGAGAACCTCGACGACCTGCGGGCCAGCGGCGTCGACGTGGCCCTGCGCTATCGCTTCGACCTCGAGCGCTGGAACGTGCCGGGCGACTTCACCTTCCGGGCCAACTACAGCCGCCGCCTGAAGCTGGAGACCCGCTATTCGGGCATCGACGGCACGACCGTGGCCGACGATCTGGGCGAAGTCGGCACCTCCGAGCACGAAGGCAAGGCCAGCCTGGCCTGGCGCAACCGCTACTGGAACCTGCAGTGGACGGCCAACTACATCGGCGAGGCGGTGGACGACAACGACCTGGCGGCCGACTTCGCCGCGCGGGGCGTGACCAACCCGCTGTTCCTCAACGTCGACGCCTTCTGGCGCCACGACCTGTCGGTGCGGTTCTATCCGGATCCGAAGAACAAGGACCTGCGCGTCTTCGGCACCGTGCGCAACGTGTTCGACAACGAAGGTCCGTTCCTGCCCAGCGGCACGGAGTCGGGCAACGACTACAACTACAGCGCCGTCTACGGCGTCACCGGCCGGTCCTTCACCCTGGGCCTGCAACTGGCGTTCTGA
- a CDS encoding FecR family protein, whose product MKPERDLEAVRRQAADWLARLRSDSRTPDDEAGFKAWLDRSEDHRTTFDALTSTWELAGALRHDPKIAATTQRTPARLARRAVLAGVGVSAVGLGWMAFAPEVYATGVGETRTLHLDDGSSVLLDADSRLSVRIDGRQRRAGLDKGRAFFRAARDPSRPFVVAAEGREIVGDGGDAFGVSVLSRAVSVVAVEGQVLVMTPGQPSGRITASAGQRVIAEGQGPARREVADVQSATAWRFGQAVFDDQTLAEALAEMNRYSRRRIELADPALEGLRISGVYKAGDNEAFARSVATLLDLDVRANGGGLLIEPRGGA is encoded by the coding sequence GTGAAGCCGGAGCGCGATCTGGAAGCCGTCCGGCGGCAAGCGGCCGACTGGCTTGCGCGCCTGCGCAGCGACTCGCGCACGCCTGACGACGAGGCCGGCTTCAAGGCCTGGCTGGACCGGTCCGAAGACCATCGCACCACCTTCGACGCCCTGACCTCGACCTGGGAGCTGGCCGGCGCCCTGCGCCATGATCCGAAGATCGCCGCGACCACGCAGCGCACGCCGGCGCGCCTGGCCCGCCGCGCGGTGCTGGCCGGCGTGGGCGTCTCGGCCGTCGGCCTGGGCTGGATGGCCTTCGCGCCGGAGGTCTACGCCACGGGCGTGGGCGAGACGCGGACCCTGCACCTGGACGACGGCTCGTCGGTGCTGCTCGACGCCGACAGCCGGCTCAGCGTCCGCATCGACGGCCGCCAGCGGCGGGCGGGCCTGGACAAGGGCAGGGCCTTCTTCCGCGCCGCTCGCGATCCGAGCCGTCCGTTCGTCGTGGCGGCGGAGGGCCGCGAGATCGTCGGCGACGGCGGCGACGCGTTCGGGGTCTCGGTGCTGTCGCGGGCGGTGTCGGTGGTGGCGGTCGAGGGCCAGGTGCTGGTCATGACCCCCGGCCAGCCGTCGGGTCGCATCACCGCCTCGGCCGGCCAGCGCGTGATCGCCGAGGGGCAGGGGCCCGCGCGCCGGGAAGTCGCCGACGTGCAGTCGGCCACGGCGTGGCGTTTCGGCCAGGCGGTGTTCGACGACCAGACCCTGGCCGAGGCCCTGGCCGAGATGAACCGCTACAGCCGCCGTCGCATCGAACTGGCGGATCCGGCGCTGGAAGGCCTGCGGATCAGCGGCGTCTACAAGGCCGGCGACAACGAGGCCTTCGCCCGCTCGGTGGCGACCCTGCTCGATCTGGACGTCCGCGCCAATGGCGGCGGCCTGCTGATCGAGCCGCGCGGCGGGGCATGA
- a CDS encoding RNA polymerase sigma factor codes for MRRITRITRDPSGAEDVVQSAMVRMLEYRRANTLINPEGFVARAAVNLAIDERRQRARRPEENLDFVEDALADTGPLQDEVLRARERLARLKLGLARLSPRTREVFLLHRLEGLKYREIAERLGITVSAVEKHVAKAALFLTKWTETW; via the coding sequence GTGCGCCGGATCACGCGGATCACCCGTGATCCTTCGGGCGCCGAGGACGTCGTGCAGTCGGCGATGGTGCGCATGCTGGAATACCGGCGCGCCAACACGCTGATCAATCCGGAAGGCTTCGTCGCCCGCGCCGCGGTCAACCTGGCGATCGACGAGCGCCGTCAGCGCGCCCGTCGTCCCGAAGAGAATCTCGATTTCGTCGAGGACGCCCTGGCCGACACGGGCCCCCTCCAGGACGAGGTCCTGCGGGCGCGCGAGCGCCTGGCTCGCCTCAAACTAGGGTTGGCGCGGCTCAGTCCGCGAACGCGCGAAGTCTTTTTGCTTCACCGGCTGGAAGGGCTGAAGTATCGGGAGATCGCCGAGCGCCTGGGCATCACGGTCAGCGCGGTCGAAAAGCACGTGGCCAAGGCGGCCCTGTTCCTGACGAAATGGACCGAGACGTGGTGA
- a CDS encoding universal stress protein: MSQAVRSILVATDLAPRSDRAVDRALELGREWNADVHVVHAIERDAPTTALDVRRVLPDPGAKASVSLPYGPAPKAITDTARERGVDLLVTGVARYNDLGDYLLGTAVDHVVREAPCPVLVVKQRAHGPYQRLLIATDFSKGARAALLGAAALFPDARLHLVHAYHVPFESRIKSDDVRDIARSEAQGKLDALLADLPEDLRARIEPHLAAGEPGAVLDQVARDVWPDLVVIGARGISGLVQAALGSVASTLLQRIPVDTLVIKEG; this comes from the coding sequence ATGTCCCAAGCCGTGCGCTCGATCCTGGTGGCCACCGATCTGGCCCCGCGCAGCGACCGGGCCGTCGATCGGGCCCTGGAACTGGGCCGCGAGTGGAACGCCGACGTCCACGTGGTCCACGCCATCGAACGCGACGCCCCGACCACGGCGCTGGACGTGCGTCGGGTTCTCCCCGATCCGGGCGCCAAGGCCAGTGTGAGCCTGCCCTATGGCCCCGCGCCGAAGGCCATAACCGACACCGCGCGCGAACGGGGAGTCGACCTGCTGGTCACCGGCGTCGCCCGCTACAACGACCTTGGCGACTACCTGCTGGGAACGGCCGTGGACCACGTCGTGCGCGAGGCCCCCTGCCCGGTGCTGGTCGTCAAGCAGAGGGCGCACGGCCCCTACCAGCGCCTGCTGATCGCCACCGACTTCTCGAAGGGCGCCAGGGCGGCGCTGCTCGGCGCGGCGGCGCTGTTCCCGGACGCCCGGCTTCACCTGGTCCACGCCTATCACGTGCCGTTCGAGAGCCGCATCAAGTCAGACGACGTCCGCGACATCGCCCGCTCAGAAGCGCAGGGAAAGCTCGACGCCCTGCTGGCGGACCTCCCGGAGGACCTGCGCGCCCGTATCGAGCCGCACCTGGCGGCGGGCGAGCCCGGGGCGGTCCTCGATCAGGTCGCCCGCGACGTCTGGCCAGACCTCGTGGTGATCGGCGCGCGCGGGATCAGCGGCCTGGTGCAGGCAGCCCTCGGCAGCGTCGCCTCGACGCTGCTGCAGCGCATTCCCGTCGACACGCTGGTGATCAAGGAAGGCTAG